One Argentina anserina chromosome 6, drPotAnse1.1, whole genome shotgun sequence genomic window, CTTTTAAAGCAACCAACTGCCACAAGAAAGCGAATATCATCATACAAGCAAATGTAAACAAAGTTACATGTTCAAGCCATAAAAATCAAGTGTTATCAAATTACCTGGTTTGATGCATCTACTCCAGCTTCAATACATGAAGTGCTTTCTCTCAGAACCCCAACCCAATCTTTAACCTTCCTGGCCTTGTTAGTATTTGCATAGTGGGCTTCAATACGCAACAGGCACTGCATCGTTTCTGAGGCAATATTTTTCCCAGATAACATGTAGTGCCATCTTGCATCATCAACTTGACCAAACCTGCATAAATGGCCAAATCTTCTAAAAGATCTTATATGAgggcaaaagaaaataattccaATAATTACCATCAAGAGAATACCTAGTATATATAGATCCAAGCGTATAATGGGCACGAGAACATGATGGATCACATTTAATTGCCTTTAAGCACTCTTCCACAGCTTCAGTTAATCTACCAAGGCTGATGAAGGCTGCAGCCTTATTGGTACGGAAAGCAGCATTTTGAGGACACAATGCAATGGCCATATCATATAAGGATATTGCCTCCTTAAAGTATCCCTTTCTATGTTTCATATTGGCCAAATAATTGATCTCTTCCACACTTGCAGGGCTTTTGGGTTGCGTTATGCTGCTTAACCCCTTAATGATGTTTCCATGGCCATAATAATGACATGCTCCAGAGCTTAAACCATGCCTTGCAGCTTGATTTGCATCAGATGCCCTTTGCGGCACTAAATTATTTCGAGGGGTAACATAACAGTTACCTTGTGAAAAACTTCTTTGGTGAGAGAACTTATTCTCAGTCACCAAATCTTTGTCAGCTTGACTTGCCGTGTTTACAGCTTGGCCTGCAGCAGATGACTTCCCAGGGATCAAAATATTTTGAGGGGGTTTATGTATGTTACCTTGTGAAAAACTTCTTCGATGTCGAAACTTTTTCTCCGTGACCAAATCTCTGTCACATGAGGATTTAGAACACCACATAATAGTATTTGGAGAAGAATCAAAACAATCGGAAGCAGATTTCTGAGGACTGGGGCTCAATTGCTCATTACCAACTACgctctttttctttccaaaaGAGACATAGAGACCACAGCCGCCTAAACTCATTATCTAGATAAAATGGATCACAAGAACTCCCTAGTCAGAACTCTAATCAAATTACAGAAGAAGTAGCTAGGAGTATATATGCGGTATACAGCTC contains:
- the LOC126800373 gene encoding TPR repeat-containing thioredoxin TTL4-like; its protein translation is MSLGGCGLYVSFGKKKSVVGNEQLSPSPQKSASDCFDSSPNTIMWCSKSSCDRDLVTEKKFRHRRSFSQGNIHKPPQNILIPGKSSAAGQAVNTASQADKDLVTENKFSHQRSFSQGNCYVTPRNNLVPQRASDANQAARHGLSSGACHYYGHGNIIKGLSSITQPKSPASVEEINYLANMKHRKGYFKEAISLYDMAIALCPQNAAFRTNKAAAFISLGRLTEAVEECLKAIKCDPSCSRAHYTLGSIYTRFGQVDDARWHYMLSGKNIASETMQCLLRIEAHYANTNKARKVKDWVGVLRESTSCIEAGVDASNQLVALKAEALFKLQRVEEALQLVTAASRSEESRVTKPCKGTACLLIIETKLNLYLGRFEKGVKSAEKAVDMNLTRKSLKWLKKARGAADARKCGNYFYKDKKYLEACTMFDQGLQYVSTSNVLLCDRAACRSKLGQWGMAIDDCNAALRERPNFHKALLWRAHSYAKLRRWEDSLKDYSALNKEFPGDEFISSSLDQVRMELKAQAGSCPSSSSRPTLTDLMQKSGT